One Simkaniaceae bacterium genomic region harbors:
- the sufC gene encoding Fe-S cluster assembly ATPase SufC, with amino-acid sequence MEKEVLIEIRDLHVAIDGQEIIRGLNLKIHAGEIHAIMGPNGAGKSTLAKVLAGHPAYEVLAGDIVFKGAPLLELDPEERCHAGLFMSFQYPLEVEGVTNFEFLMSIRNAHRKAAGETPLSEEAFRKELQPLLEKMYIAEHFLYRDLNTGFSGGEKKRNEILQMAVMNPTLAILDETDSGLDIDALRIVSEGINAFMSRDKALLLITHYQRLLDYVKPDVVHVMIDGQIVRSGGAELALELEEKGYALQEV; translated from the coding sequence ATGGAAAAAGAGGTTTTAATTGAGATTCGGGATTTACATGTCGCAATTGATGGTCAAGAGATCATCAGGGGACTCAATCTCAAAATCCATGCAGGGGAAATCCATGCTATTATGGGGCCAAACGGTGCAGGAAAATCGACGCTGGCTAAGGTCTTAGCGGGGCATCCCGCTTATGAAGTATTGGCAGGAGATATTGTATTTAAGGGAGCCCCTCTTTTAGAGCTTGATCCCGAAGAGCGTTGCCATGCAGGTCTTTTTATGAGTTTTCAGTATCCTTTGGAAGTTGAAGGGGTCACCAATTTCGAATTTTTGATGAGTATCCGTAATGCGCACCGAAAAGCTGCCGGTGAAACTCCCTTATCAGAAGAAGCCTTTCGCAAAGAGCTGCAGCCGCTTTTAGAGAAAATGTATATTGCCGAGCATTTTTTATATCGCGATCTCAATACCGGGTTTTCAGGCGGAGAGAAAAAGCGCAATGAAATTCTGCAAATGGCTGTGATGAATCCAACACTTGCTATTCTCGATGAAACCGATTCGGGACTTGATATCGATGCGCTTCGCATTGTCTCTGAAGGAATCAATGCTTTCATGAGTCGCGATAAAGCACTTCTTTTAATTACCCACTATCAGCGCCTTCTCGACTATGTCAAACCCGATGTTGTACACGTGATGATAGATGGGCAAATTGTCCGATCAGGTGGAGCTGAACTGGCTCTGGAACTCGAAGAAAAGGGCTATGCGCTGCAAGAGGTATGA
- the sufB gene encoding Fe-S cluster assembly protein SufB produces the protein MEILDEIKEYKYGFSTPIESEVFEKGLSEETIRAISAKKNEPAFVLDFRLKAYEKFKEMAPPEWANVNFPPVDLQDIRYYSAPKKKQSLDSLDQVDPEILRTFEKLGIPLDEQKRLTGVAVDIVFDSVSLGTTFRQSLADAGVVLCSISEAMHKYPDLLEKYLGTVVPIGDNYYAALNSAVFTDGSFVYIPEGVKCPVELSTYFRINERETGQFERTLIIAEKNSSVSYLEGCTAPAYDQNQLHAAVVELIALERAEIKYSTVQNWYAGDPKTGKGGIYNFVTKRGRCKGDYSKITWTQVEAGAAITWKYPSCILQGDYSVGEFYSVALTNGKMQADTGTKMIHLGKHTKSTIISKGISADQSHNTYRGLVHVAKSAQGARNYTQCDSMLVKNECSANTFPVIDVYQEDAVIEHEASTSKMSEEQLFYLRSRGLLLDDAINMIVSGFCKNILQKLPLEFAAEAEKLLTLKLENSVG, from the coding sequence ATGGAAATTTTAGACGAAATTAAAGAATATAAATATGGGTTTTCTACGCCTATTGAATCTGAGGTCTTTGAAAAAGGGCTTTCCGAGGAGACGATTCGGGCGATTTCCGCAAAGAAAAATGAACCTGCATTTGTTCTTGATTTCAGGCTAAAGGCCTATGAAAAATTCAAGGAGATGGCCCCGCCCGAGTGGGCTAATGTCAATTTTCCTCCTGTCGATCTTCAAGATATTCGCTACTATTCCGCTCCCAAAAAGAAACAATCACTCGATAGTTTAGATCAGGTCGATCCTGAAATTTTGCGCACCTTTGAAAAATTGGGTATCCCTCTCGATGAGCAAAAGCGCTTGACCGGGGTGGCCGTCGATATTGTTTTTGACTCGGTCTCTCTTGGGACGACATTCAGGCAATCTTTGGCTGATGCCGGGGTTGTATTGTGCTCAATTTCAGAAGCCATGCACAAATACCCCGACCTATTGGAAAAATATTTGGGCACTGTCGTTCCCATCGGAGATAATTATTACGCCGCACTCAATTCGGCCGTATTCACAGACGGTTCGTTTGTGTATATCCCCGAGGGGGTCAAATGTCCTGTTGAGCTATCGACGTATTTTCGCATTAATGAGAGAGAAACGGGCCAGTTTGAAAGAACACTGATTATTGCGGAAAAAAACTCGAGTGTGAGCTATCTCGAGGGGTGCACGGCGCCTGCCTATGATCAAAACCAACTCCATGCAGCTGTTGTGGAGCTCATTGCGCTTGAGCGGGCGGAAATCAAGTATTCTACAGTTCAAAATTGGTATGCGGGCGATCCTAAAACGGGGAAGGGCGGAATTTATAATTTCGTCACGAAGCGAGGGCGCTGCAAAGGCGACTATTCGAAAATTACCTGGACGCAAGTGGAAGCGGGCGCAGCGATTACGTGGAAATACCCGAGCTGCATTTTGCAGGGGGATTATTCAGTAGGCGAGTTTTATTCGGTTGCATTGACGAATGGAAAAATGCAAGCCGATACGGGGACTAAAATGATCCATCTCGGCAAACATACCAAATCGACGATCATTTCAAAGGGGATTTCTGCGGATCAGTCGCACAATACATACCGTGGTCTTGTCCATGTGGCAAAGTCTGCACAAGGTGCGCGCAACTATACGCAGTGCGATTCAATGCTTGTTAAAAATGAATGTTCGGCCAATACGTTTCCCGTCATTGATGTCTATCAAGAGGATGCGGTGATTGAACACGAAGCTTCGACGAGTAAGATGAGCGAAGAGCAACTCTTTTATCTCAGATCGCGAGGGCTTTTACTCGACGATGCGATCAATATGATCGTGAGTGGATTTTGCAAAAATATTTTGCAAAAATTGCCGCTGGAGTTTGCCGCTGAAGCTGAAAAATTATTGACGCTAAAATTAGAAAACTCTGTGGGTTAA
- a CDS encoding tryptophan-rich sensory protein, with amino-acid sequence MTLKNSTKQSYIKHFIIWVIVIMLVQWAGSLFTDMSVKTWYQSLHKPSWTPPNILFPIVWPILYLSMAFAITHMRFKQGRYEQKWLTPFLVQLSINLSWSFLFFSLRSPLLGFIGVVLLIISLLWTMIAFFRTSKCACFVLIPYLGWVIFATILNASILVLN; translated from the coding sequence ATGACTTTAAAAAATTCAACAAAACAATCTTATATTAAACATTTTATTATCTGGGTGATTGTCATCATGCTCGTCCAATGGGCCGGATCGCTATTCACCGATATGAGCGTCAAAACATGGTATCAATCGCTTCACAAACCGAGTTGGACTCCCCCCAATATCCTCTTTCCTATCGTGTGGCCCATTTTATACCTTTCGATGGCTTTTGCCATCACGCATATGCGCTTCAAACAAGGACGCTATGAACAAAAATGGCTCACTCCCTTTTTAGTGCAGCTCTCAATTAATCTTTCATGGTCATTTTTATTTTTCTCTTTGAGAAGCCCACTTCTCGGATTCATTGGGGTCGTTCTTTTGATCATTTCGCTCTTATGGACCATGATTGCTTTTTTTCGCACTTCCAAATGCGCCTGCTTCGTGCTGATCCCCTATTTAGGCTGGGTGATCTTCGCAACCATCCTCAACGCGAGCATTCTAGTTTTAAATTAG
- the kdsB gene encoding 3-deoxy-manno-octulosonate cytidylyltransferase — protein MIGKSRVVCIIPARLNSSRFPEKVLKLIQGKPMLQWVWESANHCPQFDDVCFAVDHEKTARLIDSFGGTWQISGSHHANGTRRLIEVMQKKEIKGDIWVNWQADEPFIHADIIQDLLPSDHNDQSDIWTLKKRIDSADELTDSSVVKVVTRSDGKALYFSRHSIPFNRSNRPISLYKHIGLYAYSQRALEVIATLPSSDLEEIEGLEQLGFLYHGLSIQVFETAFETLGIDLPSDLDKANALSSIL, from the coding sequence ATGATTGGCAAAAGCCGTGTAGTGTGTATCATTCCGGCACGTCTCAATTCGAGTCGATTCCCTGAAAAAGTCCTCAAATTGATTCAGGGTAAGCCCATGCTACAATGGGTGTGGGAGAGCGCTAACCATTGCCCTCAATTTGATGATGTCTGCTTTGCCGTTGATCATGAAAAAACTGCGCGCTTAATTGATTCTTTTGGCGGAACTTGGCAGATAAGCGGCAGTCACCATGCGAATGGAACAAGGCGTCTGATTGAAGTGATGCAGAAAAAAGAGATCAAAGGTGATATATGGGTCAACTGGCAAGCCGATGAGCCTTTTATTCATGCCGATATCATTCAGGATTTGCTCCCTAGTGATCACAATGATCAGAGTGATATTTGGACGCTTAAAAAGCGTATTGATAGTGCTGATGAACTCACCGATTCTTCGGTTGTGAAAGTTGTCACGCGCTCTGATGGGAAGGCCCTCTATTTTTCGCGCCATTCGATTCCGTTTAATCGATCCAATCGCCCTATCTCTCTTTATAAACATATCGGTCTGTATGCCTATTCTCAAAGGGCACTTGAAGTCATTGCCACTCTACCCTCTTCCGATCTCGAAGAAATCGAAGGGTTAGAGCAACTCGGCTTCCTCTATCACGGCTTATCGATTCAAGTATTTGAAACGGCATTTGAAACGCTTGGGATCGATCTTCCTTCCGATCTGGATAAGGCCAATGCCTTATCCTCGATTTTGTAA
- the rfbB gene encoding dTDP-glucose 4,6-dehydratase, giving the protein MLNKLKQSTLLVTGGAGFMGSSFIRRLLNQGDFQGRIINLDLLTYAGNLDNLSGYDFDERYQFYQGDVQDSRLLRRLDDEYQIDIIIHFAAQTHVDKSIQSPRTFLETNILGTQSLLELVRERPRIQFHLVSTDEVYGSLGDEGQFNEDSPYRPRSPYSASKAAADHLAFAYHETYEMFVTISHASNNYGPCQYPEKFIPLMILNCMERKPLPLYGNGRNVRDWMFVDDHSKALICVLEKGVNGHVYNLASNEEIANIDLLHLLIDQFANITETDPQIYKNLITFVSDRPGHDFRYSLNTDKMKKELGCVATHSLEEGMGKTIRWYLNNLDWVERVKSKTYFDWVNQQYKTIAVRYE; this is encoded by the coding sequence ATGCTAAATAAACTAAAACAATCGACTCTTTTAGTGACCGGTGGAGCGGGATTTATGGGATCCAGTTTTATTCGCCGTTTGCTCAATCAGGGCGATTTTCAAGGGCGCATTATTAACTTAGATCTTCTCACCTATGCCGGTAATCTGGATAATTTAAGCGGTTATGATTTTGATGAGCGGTATCAATTCTATCAGGGCGATGTGCAAGATAGCCGCCTTCTCAGACGCCTCGATGATGAGTATCAAATTGATATCATTATCCATTTTGCTGCCCAAACGCACGTTGATAAAAGCATTCAAAGCCCGCGCACTTTTTTAGAGACCAATATTTTGGGGACGCAAAGCTTACTGGAACTCGTTAGGGAAAGGCCGCGCATCCAGTTTCATCTCGTCTCGACCGATGAGGTTTACGGCTCTCTTGGAGATGAAGGACAATTCAATGAAGATTCCCCTTATCGCCCCCGCTCTCCTTATTCGGCATCCAAGGCTGCGGCAGATCACTTGGCTTTTGCTTATCATGAAACATACGAGATGTTTGTAACTATTTCCCATGCATCGAATAATTATGGCCCCTGTCAATATCCGGAAAAATTTATTCCGTTGATGATTCTCAATTGTATGGAGAGAAAACCGCTTCCCCTTTATGGCAATGGCCGCAACGTACGCGATTGGATGTTTGTCGATGACCACTCAAAGGCTTTGATCTGTGTTTTGGAAAAAGGGGTCAATGGACATGTTTATAATCTCGCTTCGAATGAAGAGATTGCAAATATTGATTTGCTTCACTTGCTTATCGATCAATTTGCCAACATTACGGAAACGGACCCGCAAATATATAAAAACTTGATCACTTTTGTGTCCGATCGACCCGGTCATGATTTCCGCTACTCTCTCAATACCGACAAAATGAAAAAAGAGCTCGGTTGTGTTGCGACGCATTCTTTAGAAGAAGGGATGGGGAAAACCATTCGATGGTATCTCAATAATTTAGATTGGGTAGAAAGAGTGAAGAGCAAGACCTATTTTGATTGGGTTAATCAACAATATAAAACCATTGCCGTGAGATACGAATGA
- the rfbD gene encoding dTDP-4-dehydrorhamnose reductase, with product MRVLLLGKRSMLGSHLASEMGIRGIDYTWVGYREVMAFMSHDFAAYSHIINCIAYTAVDLAEQDRDEAIEVNIRFVERLAEHAKAANCHLIHYSTDYVFDGKSHFMYDEESESNPLNIYGMTKRDGEWRLLDILPKALIIRTSWLYGFGKGNFVTAILKRMSENRDIKVVDDQIGTSTYAGDLAKASLELLDAQGLIHFANRGVKSRYEWAVAIFNEAKQLNMPLQVENIVPVDSTAFDFQAMRPGFSALSTKKYEEMVRESPRHYREALRDYLINAHQRGELC from the coding sequence GTGAGAGTTTTACTGCTTGGTAAACGTTCGATGTTGGGATCTCATCTCGCAAGTGAGATGGGGATTCGGGGGATCGATTATACGTGGGTCGGCTACCGCGAAGTCATGGCCTTTATGTCACATGACTTTGCTGCATACTCTCATATCATCAATTGCATTGCATATACGGCGGTTGATCTTGCAGAACAAGATCGTGATGAGGCAATCGAGGTCAATATCCGGTTTGTCGAGCGGTTAGCCGAACATGCAAAGGCGGCGAATTGTCATTTAATCCATTATTCAACCGATTATGTCTTTGATGGGAAGTCGCACTTCATGTATGATGAGGAGTCTGAATCGAACCCCCTTAACATCTATGGAATGACAAAGAGGGATGGAGAGTGGCGATTGCTCGACATATTGCCAAAGGCTTTGATTATTCGCACTTCATGGCTCTATGGTTTTGGAAAGGGGAATTTTGTGACGGCAATTTTAAAACGTATGTCGGAAAATCGAGACATTAAAGTTGTCGATGATCAGATCGGAACAAGTACGTATGCGGGTGATTTGGCAAAGGCGAGTTTAGAGCTGCTCGATGCACAAGGTTTAATCCACTTTGCAAATCGTGGAGTCAAAAGTCGATATGAATGGGCGGTTGCTATTTTCAACGAAGCTAAGCAACTTAACATGCCACTTCAAGTAGAAAATATTGTTCCGGTTGATTCTACAGCATTTGATTTTCAGGCAATGCGGCCCGGTTTTTCGGCATTATCGACAAAAAAATATGAGGAGATGGTGAGAGAGAGTCCGCGCCATTATCGAGAGGCTCTGCGAGATTATCTCATCAATGCCCATCAGCGAGGTGAATTATGCTAA
- the rfbC gene encoding dTDP-4-dehydrorhamnose 3,5-epimerase yields MQTEELELKGVYLIKPKVFTDERGFFYESYQRERYRAFGVGVEFVQDNYSFSKQGTIRGMHFQTTPGQAKLVSVNHGAIYDVVVDIRKDSPTFKRWIGVYLDDANRHQLFVPVGFAHGFCVVSKEAHVQYKVSSLYAPETEKGFFYADREIGIEWPVEAKSLSERDLNSPRFCEVV; encoded by the coding sequence ATGCAGACTGAAGAGTTAGAGTTAAAAGGTGTTTATTTAATTAAGCCTAAGGTGTTTACGGACGAAAGAGGCTTTTTTTACGAAAGCTATCAGAGAGAGCGTTACCGCGCGTTTGGAGTGGGGGTCGAATTTGTTCAAGACAACTATTCCTTTTCTAAACAGGGGACTATTCGAGGGATGCATTTTCAGACCACGCCGGGGCAGGCTAAGCTTGTGAGTGTGAATCATGGCGCGATCTATGATGTGGTGGTCGATATTCGGAAAGATTCGCCCACGTTTAAGCGTTGGATTGGGGTGTATCTGGATGATGCTAATCGCCATCAACTCTTTGTTCCTGTAGGGTTTGCGCATGGGTTTTGCGTCGTTTCTAAAGAGGCTCATGTACAATATAAGGTAAGTAGTCTCTATGCCCCGGAGACCGAAAAGGGCTTTTTCTATGCCGACCGGGAGATTGGCATCGAGTGGCCTGTGGAAGCGAAGAGCCTTTCTGAGCGAGACCTCAATAGCCCCCGATTTTGTGAGGTGGTGTGA
- the pgeF gene encoding peptidoglycan editing factor PgeF — protein MIIEQKKDLRIGQFEKLLAFPEVEHGVVLRSLPEDSSFDASIHCGIEKGMARLKENFSLNQIVIGKQVHSAHVSLVQKSLNSLTTIDHCDGLITVHKGVALMVFHADCQAALFYDPITQVIANVHCGWRGQVKNIYKITVEKLKISCGVDPKNLIVCLSPSLGPDHAQFIHYRQEFPQSFWKFQEKDCYFNLWEIAKWQLMNEGILESNIESAQACTHCDSKHYYSYRRDQTTKRHASWLLLKN, from the coding sequence ATGATCATTGAGCAAAAAAAAGATTTGAGGATAGGGCAATTTGAAAAGCTTCTCGCTTTTCCTGAGGTTGAACATGGGGTTGTCTTGCGCTCGCTGCCCGAGGATAGTTCTTTTGATGCATCCATTCATTGCGGTATTGAAAAAGGAATGGCCCGGCTTAAAGAGAATTTTTCTCTGAATCAAATCGTGATAGGAAAACAGGTCCATTCAGCGCATGTGAGTCTTGTTCAAAAGTCTTTAAACAGTTTAACAACAATCGATCATTGCGATGGTCTTATCACTGTTCATAAAGGGGTTGCGCTGATGGTGTTTCATGCCGATTGCCAAGCGGCTCTCTTCTATGATCCCATCACACAAGTCATTGCAAATGTGCATTGTGGGTGGAGAGGGCAGGTGAAAAATATTTACAAAATAACTGTGGAAAAATTGAAAATAAGTTGTGGTGTCGATCCTAAAAATTTGATCGTGTGTCTCTCGCCATCACTGGGTCCGGATCATGCACAATTTATCCATTACCGACAAGAGTTTCCACAAAGCTTTTGGAAATTTCAAGAAAAAGACTGCTATTTTAATTTGTGGGAGATTGCCAAATGGCAGCTGATGAATGAGGGGATTTTAGAATCAAATATAGAAAGTGCACAAGCTTGCACCCATTGCGATTCCAAGCACTACTATTCCTACCGGCGCGATCAAACCACTAAGCGCCATGCAAGTTGGCTGTTATTAAAAAATTAA
- a CDS encoding methyltransferase domain-containing protein, producing the protein MTARQLALSALLEFHFQDRNLADFFASCGEGDERERRQAKEMAYGTLKHSLKLGVLLERLNQHKPLKIKIALRWIAKLALYQHLHMASIPLYAIVDESVALAKDYSAFQAKFLNALLRKLPETDLTTSLRDPGLEYSLPPFILEKLPRDEVLYRALLDRPQVMMRFNQPIKEEGLKPIASFEACSVYELIQSDQLLDFLKLEGAYVQNITPIRLMMGLYEPGFQPKSILDLCASPGGKLSLAARLYPQAQLIGNDISALRLKRLQENFARLKIKASFTECDGRAYPLDHLFDLIILDVPCSNSGVLHKKPEAKYRLDALEFHRLIDLQRALLLRAKALLSSQGQIWLMTCSVIQEENEGLLHFAEEHGLKLRGAPLNMIPSLNGGEDGGFGMCLESA; encoded by the coding sequence ATGACAGCAAGACAACTCGCTCTATCCGCTCTTCTCGAGTTTCATTTTCAAGATCGAAACTTGGCTGATTTTTTTGCATCCTGTGGGGAGGGCGATGAGAGAGAGCGGCGCCAAGCAAAAGAGATGGCTTATGGCACGCTAAAACATAGCCTTAAATTAGGTGTTCTTCTTGAGAGGCTCAACCAACACAAGCCACTCAAAATTAAGATCGCGCTGCGCTGGATTGCAAAGCTCGCGCTGTATCAGCATCTGCATATGGCTAGCATTCCCCTTTATGCGATTGTCGATGAGAGTGTTGCCTTGGCAAAGGACTATTCGGCATTTCAGGCAAAGTTTCTCAATGCCTTGTTGCGCAAACTTCCCGAAACTGATTTGACAACTTCGCTGAGGGATCCCGGTCTCGAATATAGCCTTCCTCCATTTATCTTAGAAAAACTACCGCGCGATGAGGTGTTATACCGCGCGCTCCTCGATCGCCCCCAAGTGATGATGCGTTTTAATCAACCTATTAAAGAAGAAGGGCTCAAACCAATAGCTTCTTTTGAGGCATGTAGTGTCTATGAACTCATTCAGAGCGATCAACTCCTCGATTTCTTGAAATTAGAGGGAGCCTATGTTCAAAATATCACACCGATACGCCTCATGATGGGGCTATATGAGCCGGGCTTTCAACCCAAATCGATTTTAGATTTATGCGCATCGCCGGGAGGCAAACTCTCTTTAGCAGCGCGTCTCTATCCCCAAGCTCAACTGATTGGCAATGATATCTCTGCCTTGCGTCTCAAGCGTTTGCAGGAAAATTTTGCCCGTTTAAAAATCAAAGCCTCTTTCACGGAATGCGATGGGAGAGCGTATCCCCTTGATCACCTATTTGATCTGATTATTTTAGATGTCCCCTGCTCTAACTCAGGTGTACTGCATAAAAAACCGGAAGCTAAATACCGGCTCGACGCGCTAGAGTTCCACCGGTTAATTGATTTGCAGCGTGCCCTTTTACTGAGAGCAAAAGCACTGCTCTCCTCTCAGGGGCAAATTTGGCTGATGACATGTAGCGTCATTCAAGAGGAAAACGAGGGGCTGCTCCACTTTGCAGAGGAGCATGGGCTCAAGTTAAGGGGCGCACCGTTAAATATGATCCCTTCACTAAATGGAGGAGAAGACGGCGGTTTTGGCATGTGCTTAGAGTCGGCATGA
- a CDS encoding UvrB/UvrC motif-containing protein, which produces MTDRPLECNQCKKQTKIVYKEVKGKEVTVSHACEDCPVINAKLYQGKKINKETEITHEEQSLRCCPRCNTSVDAITMGCYIGCSECYVIFNDLIIEQLTKLNRIKDLPKKNITYSTVVLHKGRSHPQVSNATCDKLDELNLALDTAVKEENYEQAAWLRDRINTLMEESTHE; this is translated from the coding sequence ATGACTGATCGCCCCTTAGAATGTAATCAATGTAAAAAGCAGACAAAGATTGTCTATAAGGAAGTAAAAGGGAAAGAGGTAACGGTTTCTCATGCATGTGAAGATTGCCCTGTCATCAATGCGAAACTCTATCAGGGCAAAAAAATTAATAAAGAGACTGAGATTACCCATGAAGAGCAAAGCTTACGCTGCTGCCCCCGCTGTAACACCTCAGTCGACGCCATCACCATGGGATGCTATATCGGTTGCTCCGAATGCTATGTCATTTTTAATGATCTTATTATTGAACAGCTGACAAAGCTCAATCGGATTAAGGATCTCCCGAAAAAAAATATCACCTACTCCACTGTCGTTCTCCATAAAGGCCGCTCACACCCTCAAGTTTCAAATGCGACATGCGATAAACTCGATGAACTCAACTTAGCCCTCGATACTGCAGTCAAGGAAGAAAATTATGAACAAGCAGCTTGGCTTAGAGATCGAATCAATACTTTAATGGAGGAGTCAACCCATGAATAA
- a CDS encoding 8-oxo-dGTP diphosphatase, translated as MPYQPIMGTLGYILSPDQERVLLVHRIARPSDDHLGKYNGLGGKMERDEDIYTCMRREIYEEAGIECREMQLRGTINWTNFGPKGEDWLGFIFLITAFEGTPFDESPEGPLEWIPLDQISTLPMWEGDRYFLPLIFDQDPRPFHGYMPYDRDKPLSFQFCR; from the coding sequence ATGCCCTATCAACCCATTATGGGAACTTTAGGTTATATTTTATCTCCTGATCAGGAGCGCGTTTTGCTCGTGCATCGCATCGCGCGCCCAAGTGATGATCATTTGGGGAAATATAATGGCCTCGGTGGAAAAATGGAACGCGATGAAGATATCTATACCTGCATGCGACGTGAAATTTATGAAGAAGCGGGCATTGAATGCCGCGAGATGCAACTGCGGGGCACAATTAATTGGACTAATTTTGGCCCCAAAGGTGAAGATTGGCTCGGGTTTATTTTCCTTATTACGGCATTCGAGGGAACTCCTTTTGATGAGAGCCCCGAAGGGCCTCTTGAATGGATTCCCCTCGATCAAATCTCAACCCTTCCCATGTGGGAGGGCGACCGTTACTTTCTTCCGCTCATCTTTGATCAAGACCCCCGTCCTTTTCACGGCTATATGCCGTATGATCGGGATAAACCGCTATCCTTTCAATTTTGTCGCTAA
- the ispD gene encoding 2-C-methyl-D-erythritol 4-phosphate cytidylyltransferase — protein sequence MTALILLMGGDGKRLSAQHPKQFLRIDGEPIYLITLKKCLAAHPFQQIILSTHPEWIKSVQKEIREWPHVMVIKGGASRQASSYLALQQCASSIEFVMIHDAVRPFITPEIIQKNLDAVKRYGAVDTCIPATDTLIQSREGDTIEAMPSRSSLYQGQTPQTFRLDLILKAHEWALSKELVDQTDDCRLVHAMGKPIHIVLGSPQNFKITTTFDYEMASLYHRIHQAECKPTLSLKNKRFAIPGGHGGIGQAICAAIKASEGIAIPLPRADLKDPETIKKTFQQLGALDGLINCMGSLIVSPLHQLTGPMVDQMAYDNYLSLMHCCRVADIQQGGHILNIGSSSWSKGRKDFIVYSSCKAALVNFTQGLAEERPELYVNILSPSRTNTPLRQKYYPNEDPNTRLKPSDVAKRVIDILSSQVTAQHFILPHHIEL from the coding sequence ATGACAGCACTCATTCTTTTGATGGGAGGCGATGGAAAGAGGCTTTCAGCTCAACACCCTAAGCAATTTCTTCGCATCGATGGCGAGCCCATTTATCTCATCACATTGAAAAAATGCCTGGCAGCACACCCCTTTCAACAAATCATTTTATCCACTCATCCCGAGTGGATTAAGTCTGTACAAAAAGAAATACGAGAATGGCCCCACGTCATGGTCATTAAAGGAGGGGCATCGCGTCAAGCCTCCTCTTATCTAGCGCTTCAACAGTGCGCTTCTTCTATCGAATTTGTCATGATCCACGATGCTGTCCGCCCTTTTATCACCCCTGAGATCATTCAAAAAAATCTCGATGCAGTCAAGCGGTATGGAGCAGTCGACACGTGTATCCCGGCTACAGATACGCTCATTCAATCTCGAGAAGGAGACACCATCGAGGCAATGCCTTCCCGCTCCTCACTCTATCAGGGTCAAACCCCTCAAACATTTCGCCTAGATCTCATCCTAAAGGCCCATGAATGGGCCCTCTCCAAGGAACTCGTCGATCAAACGGATGATTGCCGCCTTGTGCATGCCATGGGGAAACCGATTCATATCGTACTCGGTTCACCCCAAAATTTTAAAATTACAACTACATTTGATTATGAAATGGCCTCTCTCTATCACCGTATCCATCAAGCCGAATGCAAACCAACCCTATCTTTGAAAAATAAGCGCTTTGCTATCCCCGGTGGGCATGGAGGCATTGGACAAGCTATTTGCGCAGCGATCAAAGCTTCTGAAGGCATTGCAATTCCCCTCCCTCGCGCTGACCTAAAAGATCCTGAAACGATCAAAAAAACATTTCAACAACTGGGCGCACTGGATGGCCTCATCAATTGCATGGGATCACTTATCGTCTCTCCGTTGCATCAATTAACCGGTCCCATGGTCGATCAAATGGCCTATGACAACTACCTCTCCTTAATGCACTGCTGCCGAGTCGCAGACATCCAACAAGGAGGGCATATCTTAAATATCGGCTCCTCTTCATGGAGTAAAGGCCGCAAAGATTTTATCGTCTACTCGAGTTGTAAAGCCGCCCTTGTCAACTTTACACAAGGGCTAGCAGAAGAGCGCCCCGAGCTTTATGTCAATATCCTCTCCCCTTCAAGGACAAATACGCCCCTGAGACAAAAATATTACCCCAATGAGGATCCAAACACCCGACTCAAACCATCCGATGTCGCAAAGCGAGTGATCGATATCTTGTCTTCACAAGTTACCGCCCAACACTTCATACTTCCACATCACATAGAACTATAG